AGGGATTCGAACCCTTGGCCTCCCGATTATCAGTCGGGTGCTCTAGCCAAGCTGCTCGTCTTTCGACTCTGAGCTACCGGCCCGCAGCCGCGTTCGATTCCGTGAGGCTATAATTCCTTTTCAGGAGGAAGAGGATAAGAAGTGAAGTGGGACTGCCTCGCTCGTGGGCCGGTAGTTCAGCGGTACGAACGCCCGCCTTGCACGCGGGAGAACCCTGCTGGGTCCCAAGGTCGGGGGTTCAATTCCCCCCCGGTCCACCTACGCTTCCTTCCAGCGCGTGGCCCAAGCCCCGATGGCGATGAATGCCACGGCGAAAGCAGTCGAGACCCCCACGTTGACAAGAACAGCAGACGGGTTGTTGAGAATCATCGAGTCCCTGAGCCCGTTCGAGAAATACGTGAGAGGAAGGACCTTGGCTACGGCCTGTAGGTACGAAGGCATGACGTCGAGAGTCCAGAACGTTCCTGATAGGAACATCATGGGGAAGGCTATCGCGTTTCCAAGCCCTGATGCCGCCTCGGGGTCACGCACGAACCCTGCCAGTGTCATACCAATCCCAGAGAAGAGCACTGCGCCAACGACAAGCGTGACAATCGAATAAACGTCGATCGTGACAGTGGTGTGGTAAGCCGCCTCCGCGAGGATAATCATCACGGCGGCAAGGAGCAGGGCCAGCAGCGTCTGGCTGAGAACGTTGCCGACCATCCACTCGAGCTTGGTCAGGGGCGTGGCCGAGAGCCTCTTGGTGAGCCCAGTCCTCCTGAACTCAGTCGCGACGTTCGTCAGGCCTATCACGCCGTTGGTCATCATGAAGGCAGCTATCAGCCCCGGCATGTAGTAGTCGATGAACGTCAGGGGCCTGACGGAAGACGGGGTATACGAGAGCCCTATCAGCAAGTGCGTCCCAGTGGCGTTGAGGCTGAAGGCGTTTGCAACGCTGGAGACGACCCCTCCCGCCTGCGCGCCGAGCGGGTCGGCGG
This sequence is a window from Nitrososphaerales archaeon. Protein-coding genes within it:
- a CDS encoding ABC transporter permease — encoded protein: MRVTAVFKAVTRNWLRSRSGLFFSFLFPIIFLLLFGSIFGTASKPIPLTVQNNDASNGGKSLSQTFIATLNSTKAIIVSEQPQSVNVTAYIQNQAGTFGGNPRLLVIPQGFAANITRGLPSRLTYIFSPADPLGAQAGGVVSSVANAFSLNATGTHLLIGLSYTPSSVRPLTFIDYYMPGLIAAFMMTNGVIGLTNVATEFRRTGLTKRLSATPLTKLEWMVGNVLSQTLLALLLAAVMIILAEAAYHTTVTIDVYSIVTLVVGAVLFSGIGMTLAGFVRDPEAASGLGNAIAFPMMFLSGTFWTLDVMPSYLQAVAKVLPLTYFSNGLRDSMILNNPSAVLVNVGVSTAFAVAFIAIGAWATRWKEA